A window of Coregonus clupeaformis isolate EN_2021a chromosome 28, ASM2061545v1, whole genome shotgun sequence contains these coding sequences:
- the LOC121542338 gene encoding sperm acrosome membrane-associated protein 4-like codes for MRGLMLCVFALPMLTASADEDDQEEEQREEEGPLQCFRCDLGFWDACYTTKTNCNIGEKCYTGRGKAGDVLDVKLLGCVKVKECELVTSVEIFSNTTIYVMTRHCCDTHLCNTGHTLPLNTLLSLALTTITIIHLSSP; via the exons ATGAGGGGATTGATGCTCTGTGTTTTTGCCCTGCCGATGTTAACAGCTTCTGCAG ATGAGGATGATCAGGAGGAGGAGCAACGGGAGGAGGAGGGGCCTCTGCAGTGTTTCCGCTGTGACCTTGGCTTCTGGGATGCCTGCTACACCACCAAAACCAACTGCAACATCGGGGAGAAGTGCTACACCGGCCGAGGGAAGGCAG gtGATGTGTTGGATGTTAAGTTGCTGGGCTGTGTCAAGGTGAAGGAGTGTGAGCTGGTGACAAGTGTGGAGATCTTCTCCAACACAACCATCTACGTGATGACCAGGCATTGCTGCGATACACACTTATGCAACACCGGACACACACTACCCCTCAACACACTCCTCTCCCTGGCACTGACTACAATAACCATCATCCACCTCTCGTCTCCCTGA